The Cygnus atratus isolate AKBS03 ecotype Queensland, Australia chromosome 2, CAtr_DNAZoo_HiC_assembly, whole genome shotgun sequence genome window below encodes:
- the PPDPFL gene encoding pancreatic progenitor cell differentiation and proliferation factor-like protein: MASVPSAGCLLAKNQYYRTRQTSESSVSSSSSCSSDPVNVTDQEKTFHGLPELLDKCWWIKSFFHCEPSPPTVGRKTLSASSANS, from the exons ATGGCCTCGGTACCCTCCGCCGGCTGCCTGCTGGCCAAGAACCAGTACTACCGCA CAAGACAGACCTCTGAATCCAGTGtttcttccagctcctcctgctcttcagATCCTGTGAATGTTACAGaccaggaaaaaacatttcatg GGTTACCTGAATTACTTGATAAATGTTGGTggataaaaagctttttccacTGTGAACCATCTCCACCAACTGTTGGCAGAAAAACACTATCAGCAAGCAG tgccaACAGTTGA